The genomic DNA GGAAGGCCAGGACGCGGCCCGTCCCGTCCGTGGGGACCAGGCCGTAGGCGCGGGGGTCCGTGACCTTCGTGAGGTGGAGGGAGACGTCCGCGCCCGTCGTCTCGTGGGTGTCCACCAACGCCCTGATGTTCAGGCCCGTGAGGATGTCGCCGTTGAAGATGAGGACCGGGTCGTCGGGGCCGGAGTGGAGGCGTGCGGCCACGTTGCGGATCGCGCCGCCCGTGCCGAGGGGCTCGTCCTCCGTGACGTACTCGATGTGGAGGCCGAGGGAGGAACCGTCGCCGAAGTGCGGTTCGAACACCTCCGCCAGATAGGAAGTGGCCAGGACGATGTGGTCCACGCCCGCCGCTCTCGCTCTCGCCAGTTGATGCGTGAGGAACGGCACCCCCGCCGCCCTGACCATCGGCTTCGGGGTGTGCACCGTGAGCGGGCGGAGCCGGGTGCCCTTGCCGCCGACCAGGAGGATCGCTTCTGTCACCTGTCGTCTCTGCTTCCTGCCGGGACCGGCCGAGGTGTCGACTCGGCCGGCCAGTGTGTGCAGACCGCGGCCCCCCTGTCGACCCGGTCCCTCAGCGGCCCTGGAAACGGGCCGACGTGGAGCGGGCCGAGCCGAGCTTGCCGTAGAGCTGCCGTCCTGGGCATTCCGTGGCGAACCCGTCCCGATGGCCGGAGATCACGTTGAGTCGTACGTTCTTTCCCTTTCGGTAGAGATTGCCACCACCGGACTTCAGGTATGTCTTGCCGCGCGGATTGACCCCGTAGAGCCCGAGCTTCCACGCGGTGAGCCTGGCGATGGCGGTCACCGCCGCCGCGGACGGTTTGGCGCTGCCGAAGGTTCCGAGGACCGCGATCCCCATGCTGTTGGTGTTGAAACCGAGGGTGTGGGCGCCCATGACCGCCTTCGTCACTCCCCCGGCGCGGCCCTCGTAGATGGTTCCGCACTTGTCGACGAGGAAGTTGTAGCCGATGTCACGCCAGCCACTGCTCTCGACGTGGTAGCGGTAGATACCGCGAATGACTGAAGGCGCTTGCGAGCAGCGGTAGTTGTTGCCGGTGGCGGTGTGGTGCACGAAGGCCGCCTTGACCTTCTTCGTGTACACGAACCCCTTCTCCCGCAGCTTCTCGTCGGCGCCCCAGCCGTGCCGGGTGACGATGCGCGGGCGCGGTCCGATGTACGGCTGCGCCTTGCCGCGCAGGGCGACCAGCTCCCGTTCCGTGGCCTGCTTGCTCAGCGCCGGGAGCTCGGTGGCGGCGAGAGGGGTGGCGGCGCGGTTCGTGGTCGGTCGGGCGCCCGCGGGCGGGGGTTCCGCGCCGGGGTCCACCAGTTCCAGGTGCAGGCCGGTGGGGAGCGGCGACCGGTTCTGTACGGTCCTCGTCACCGCCGTGTCCGCTTTTACCCGTACGTCCACTCCGTCCGAGTCGCCCACCCACAGCGGGGCCGTGGAGCCGTGGACGTGGCCCGAGTCGCGCTCGGCGGTGCCGGGGTCGGCGCCGTGGTCCTCGTTGTGGGTGTCGACGTCCTGCCAGCCGGACCACTCGCCGGTGCCGGTGGCGCGGGTGCGGACCTGGACCTGGCCGCGCAGTTCGGTGTCGGGGTCGGACCAGGTGACGCCGACCAGGGAGAAGCGGTGGACGTCGTCCCGGGTGAGGCCCTGTTCGGGGGCCGCACCCAGGGTGCGGTCGCGGGTACGGGGGGCCAGGGGCAGCGACTCGGTGCTGCCGGGGAGGGCTGGTTCGGCGGTCGTCGACGCGGATCTCGCGCCGCTCGCCGGCTGCGCCGCCGGTGCGGGTGCGGGCGCCGCGGCCGCGGGCAGGGTGAGCGGGAGGGCCAGTGCGGCCGCGCAGGTGACGCCGATCGAGGAAGCAAGGAATCCACGCATGCCCCTGATCCTGGACATAGTCATACATATCTGTCTATCCGGGAATTGACGGACCGTCGGCTGCGGTTCGTCCGAACCGGTGGTCCGGTGGTTGGCGCGGGGGCGTGCGGTGGTGCGGGCCCGCGTACGCTTGCGCGGGTGAACGCCACCGATCGCACCCCTGCCGACCTGCTGCGTTCCGCGCTCGCCGCGGATCCCGGCCGCCCCCTGGTGACCTTCTACGACGACGCCACGGGGGAACGTGTCGAATTGTCCGTGGCCACCTTCGCCAATTGGGTGGCCAAGACCGCGAATCTGCTTCAGGGGGATCTCGGGGCGGGGCCCGGTGACCGGGTCGCGGTGTTGCTGCCGGCGCACTGGCAGACGGCGGTGTGGCTGCTGGCCTGTTCGTCCGTGGGGGTGGTCGCGGACGTGGGGGGCGACGCCGGGGCTGCCGACCTGGTCGTGAGTGGGCCCGAGTCCTTGGAAGCGGCTCGGGCCTGTGGCGGGGAGCGGGTTGCCCTTGCCTTGCGGCCGCTCGGGGGGCGGTTTCCGCAGACGCCGGCCGGGTTTGTCGACTATGCCGTTGAGGTGCCCAGCCAAGGGGATCGGTTTGTGGCGTTCTCGGCGGTTGACCCGGGGGCGGCCGCGTTGACCGTGGCCAGGGTTTCGTTCACGGGGGCGGAGGTTGTCGAGCGGGCTCTTGCGGACGGGGGTGCGGGGGCTCGGGTGTTGTCCGGGTTGTCGTACGACACGTGGGACGGGTTGAGCGCGGGGTTGTACGGGCCGCTCGCCTCCGGGGGGTCTGTGGTGTTGTGCCGGAATCTTGATCAACTGAGCGAGGCTTCTCTGGCCAAGCGGGTCGAGAGTGAGCGGGTGACTGTTTCGCGCCTCTGAGGGGGGTGGCGAAGGTTGTTCGGCGGGTGCGGGGCCGGTGGGGGCTGGTCGCGCCCACGCGGCGGAGCCGCACATCGATACAGCCCCGCGCCCCTGAAAGCGAAAAGCACCAGTCACCCGAATGGGTCAGCAACGCCCGCCTCCCCCACCCCATCCACGCCATGGTCGTAGAGCAGAAGCCGACGCAGAACCACACGCTCGCACTTCGCCATGAGGGGTGGAACCGCACGTGTTCGTCGACGACACCGCAGGAGGCGTTCTCGGGCCGGGTGCGGGGGTCTCCGCGTCCGGGGCGGGGCTCGTACGGCGGCGGCGTCGACGGTGGGTGCGGGGAGTGGGGGTCGGGGTCGCCGTGGTCGTCGTGGGGGCCGCCGGGGTCGGGTGGGCCGTCTACGCGAAGCTGGACTCGAACATCACGCCCGACAACGCCGCCGCCGCGGAGCTCGCCCGGTACGAGAAGGAGCGGCCCACCGCCCTCGTGAAGGGGGCGCAGAACATTCTGCTCATCGGGTCCGACTCGCGGTCCGGGGACGGGAACGCCGAGTACGGGCGGGACTCGGGGACCGAGCGGTCGGACACGACGATCCTGTTGCATCTGGCGGCCGACCGGCGCAGCGCCACCGCCGTGTCGTTGCCGCGGGACCTGATGGTGGACGTGCCGGGGTGTCTGCGGCCGGACGGGACGCGGAGCGAGCCGATGTTCGCGATGTTCAACTACGCGTTCCAGGTGGGGGGTTCGGGGTGCACGATCCGGACCGTGGAGAAGCTGACGAACGTGCGGATCGACCATCACATGGTCGTCGACTTTCATGGGTTCAAGGACATGGTCGACGCTGTTGATGGGGTGCAGGTTTGCCTTAAAGCTCCCATTCGCGACAAAGCCGCCAAGTTGGCGCTGCCCGCGGGGCGCGTGACGCTCGACGGGGAGCAGGCGCTGGGGTATGTGCGGGCGCGGAAGTCGCTGGGGAACGGCAGCGACACCGACCGGATGGACCGCCAGCAGGGGTTCCTGGGGGCGCTCGTCAACAAGGTGCGGAGCGACGACGTGCTGTTCAATCCGGTGAAGCTGTATCCCGTGCTGGACGCGGCCACCTCGTCGCTGACGACCGATCCGGAATTGGCGAATCTGCGCGGTTTGTACGAACTGGTGCGCGGACTGCGGAACATCCCCACCGAACATGTGCAATTCCTCACCGTTCCGCGGGAGTCGTACATCTACAACGCGAATCGCGACCAGTTGGTGGAGCCCGAGGCCGAAAAGCTGTTCGCCCGGCTCCGGGCGGACGCGACCGTGGCGGTGACGAAGGAAGTTCCACGGGATTCAGGGACAAACGGCCGCAATAAGGCACCTGTTGGTGAGGCCACGCCCGCGCCCACGTTTCGTGGGAACACGGCCGCCGAGGACACCTGCGGGTAAAGCGATCACCAAGTCGGCGAACTTTTGTTCCGAAAAATAGGACGGATTGACCGGTTGTAGGGACGTGGAATTTGTCACGGCAGTCACTTGCCGCTCAACTGGACGGATAGTGTGAGCGATCCGGTGTGCTGTGTGCTTGCGCATCGGATGAACGAGACCCGAGCGCCTGCAGGGGGAAGGCGCCGCGTGGCCCCGACGGAGGATTCGGTAAACCGTGGACGCGCAAGGCCGTGGGCGGGCGGACAACATCGACCCCGCAGACCAGTGGGTACTCAATCCGAACACTGGTGAATACGAACTGCGACTGACTCCTTCCACACCGCAGTCAGCGGTGCCGGGGCCCCGTAGAGCCACTGCGCAGAACCGCAGTGTGGCGGCGCCGGAGCGGGAGACGGTCCCGAGGAGCCCGGGGCCCGAGGTGCCGGCGCCGCGCAGACGGCGGGGTGTGCCCGAGGAACCACCGGGGCGGCGCGGCCGCCGACCGGTGAAGAAGAAGGCCAAGGGCAAGAAGATCCTGATGTGGACCGGCGGTGGTCTGGCCTTCGTGCTGGTCGCCGTCTCCGCGGCCGGATACCTCTACATCAAGCACCTCAACGACAACATCACGGCCGTCTCCGACGACGGCGCGAGCACCGGTGGCTTCAGCAAGGGCAAGGCCATCAACCTGCTGGTGATCGGCACCGACAAGCGCACGGGCGCGGGCAACGAGGGCTACGGCGACGCCGGCAGCGTCGGCCACGCGGACACGACGATCCTGCTGCACGTGTCCAAGGACCGCTCGAACGCGACCGCGCTGAGCATCCCCCGGGACCTGATCACCGACGTCCCGGACTGTCAGACGGCCCAGTCGGACGGCACGTCCAAGGTCATCCCGGGCACGACGAGCGTCCGCTTCAACACCAGCCTCGGCCAGGACGGCCGTACGGCGAGCTGCACGGTGCGGACGGTCACCGAGCTGACCGGGATCCAGCCCGACGACTTCATGGTGGCCGACTTCAACGCCGTGAAGTCGCTGACCGACGCGGTCGGCGGGGTCGAGGTCTGTCTGGCCAAGGACATCGACGACTCCGACTCGCACCTGAAGCTGTCCAAGGGCACGCACAATCTCTCGGGCGAGCAGGCGCTGGCCTTCGTGCGGACCCGGCACTCGGTCGGCTTCGGCGGTGACCTGAGCCGGATCACGCTCCAGCAGCAGTTCCTCAGCGCGCTGATGCGGAAGCTGAAGTCCAACTCCACGCTCACCAACCCCACGAAGATGCTGAAGCTGGCCGAGGCCGGCACCAAGGCGCTGACCGTCGACGACAACCTCGACTCCATCGGCAAGCTGAAGGACCTCGGTCTGGAACTGGGCAAGCTCAACCCGAAGAACCTGACCTTCACCACCGTGCCGGTCGTCGACAACCCGGCGGAGAAGACCCCGGTGACGGTCGTGCTCAACAACACGACCGCCCCGCAGGTCTTCTCGCTGATCAAGAGCGACACCTCCTTCACCGCGGTCAAGCAGCAGGCGGCGAAGGAGAAGGCCGCGGTGGCCGCGCGGCTCAAGGGCACCAAGTCCGCCGCCTCCGCGGTGCGGGTGCGGATCCTCAACGGAGGGGCCGTCGCCGGCAGCGCACAGGAAACTCTTACGTGGCTGCAGAATGATGAGGGCGTGCTCAAGTCAGAGAACGCGGGCAACGCTCCGGCGGCGCTCGCGAAGACGACCCTCGAGTACGCACCCGACCAGGCGGACCAGGCTCGACGGCTCGCCGACATCATGGGTCTTTCGGGATCCGCGATGAAGCCGGGGAAGAGTGTGCAGAACTCTCAGGGGCTGCCAGCGATGACGCTGACCCTGGGCAAGGACTTCAAGGGAGCCGGCGTCCCGCTCACTTCGACCGCGGGGTCGACGCCGGAGGGGGTCCAGAAGTCCACGGCGGACAAGGTTGAGTGCGCCAAGTAAGTGACCACACGGGTCCGTTCCGCGTCTAACGGGGCGCGGGGCGGACCCGTGCGTCAGGGCGCGGCGTGGGAGGGGTGGGGACTTGACTCAGAGCAGCGTGCGTGGGGAGGTGCCGGCGGTTGAGGACACGATGTCGCTCACGCCGGTGGACGGGAAGAGACCGTCGGACGGAGACGGGGGCAGACGCAAGGGCGGTCGGCGGCGGGCGTTGCGCTGGTCGGCGATCGTCCTCGCGGTGGTCATAACCGGGACGGCCGGCGCCGGATACCTGTACTACGAGCACCTCAACCGCAACATCAAGAAAGACCCCCTGAACATCGGGGACGAGAAGGACCGGGCGGCCGAGTCCAAGGCCAACGCGGCCGGGCAGAAGCCGTTGAACATCCTGCTGATCGGTTCGGACGCGCGGGACTCCGCGGAGAACGAGAAGCTCGGCGGCGCGAAGGACACCTTCGGCAGCGCGCCCCGCGCCGACGTCCAGATGCTGCTGCACGTCTCGGCGGACCGCTCGAACATGTCGGTCGTGAGCATGCCGCGCGACACCCTGACGGACATCCCCAAGTGCACGGACCCGGACACCGGCAAGACGTACGCGGCCGAGACGGACGTCATCACGAACGACTCGCTGGGCCGCGGCGGCCCCGGCTGCACGGTGGCGACCTGGGAGAAGCTCACCGACATCCACATCGACCACTTCATGATGGTCGACTTCGCCGGTGTGGTGTCCATGGCCGACGCGATCGGCGGGGTGCCGGTCTGCGTGGACGCCAACGTCTACTCGCACACCTCCTCCGGCAAGGGCTCCGGCCTGAAGCTGAAGAAGGGCACCACGGCCGTGAAGGGCAAGCAGGCCCTGCAGTGGCTGCGCACGCGCTACGGCTTCGAGGACGACACCGACATCGCCCGGACCAAGGCGCAGCACCAGTACATGAACTCGATGGTCCGCCAGCTGCGGGAGAACGCCACGCTGAGCAATCCGACCAAGCTGCGCAGCCTCGCCGAGACGGCCACCAAGGCGCTCACGGTCGACAACGGCCTCGGGACCGTCGCCAAGCTGTACGACCTGAGCAAGGAACTGAAGAAGGTTCCGACCGAGCGGATCACCATGACGACGATGCCGTGGGAGTACTCGGGCAGCAGCGGCCGGGTGGTGCCCAAGCCGACCGACGCGGCGAAGCTGTTCCGGCTGGTCCGTGAGGACATCGCGCTGGACGGCAAGGACAAGAAGAAGACGGCGACCCCGGTGAAGGCGTCGACCGATCCGGCCGCCGCCGACGACAAGATCGCCGTACAGGTGGAGAACGGCACCCGCACCGACACGACGAGCGCGGTACGGGGGCGGGCGACCGCGGTCGCCGGGCTCCTCGTCGGCAAGGGCTTCAAGGAGGCGGTGGCGGACTCGTCGACGACCCCGATTGCGGCCACCACGGTGGTCCGCTATCCGAGCGCGGACCTGGAGGGCGACGCCCAGCGGGTCGCCAAGGCCCTCGGCATCCCGACGAGCGCGGTGAAGAAGTCGACGAGCGTCTCCGGGGTCACCCTGGTCGTCGGCGCGGACTGGAGCACCGGCACCACGTACAAGGCCCCGGCCGACGACGACACGACCCCGACGTCGGCGGACGCCCTCAACGGCTCGGACACCACGGCCTGCATGCACGTCGACCCGAACTACGTCTGGTCGTAGTCCGGGTCGTCGTGGGCGGCGGTGCTCAGTTGTTGGACGGGCTGAGCACCGCGGGGCGCCGGGACGCGATGACGCGCTTCGCAAGGGACTTGGGGCTGGTGAGGAAGCCGTAGCCCCAGGACATGTGCATGGTGGCGAGGGCGACCGGGATCTGGAGACGGGCCTTCAGCGACAGGCCCTTGCCCGCCGGGAGTGAGCCCAGGACGATCGCCGCGAGGTAGCCGCCGGGGATCAGGAAACCCCACGGGGTCAGGGCCGCGCCGACCACGAGGCCGGCCGCGATCGCGCACACGGCGGTCGGCGGGGCGAGGTAGCGCAGGTTGATGGAGCCCTCGTGGTAGCGGGCGACGACGTGCCGCCAACGCCCGTAGTCCTTGTACTGCTTGGCCAGGGCCTTCACCGACGGACGGGGACGGTACGAGACGCGCAGTTCGGGCGAGAACCAGATGAGGCCGCCCGCTTCCCTGATCCGGAAGTTCAGCTCCCAGTCCTGGGCGCGGATGAACTCCTCGTTGTAGCCGCCCTGTTGCTCCAGCGCCTCGCGCCGGAACACCCCGAGGTAGACCGTCTCGGCGGAGCCGGCATCGCCGCCCGTGTGGAAGGCCGCGTTGCCCACGCCGATCTTCGAGGTCATCGCGGCGGCGACCGCGTCCTCCCAGGCGTTCTCGCCCTCGGCGTGCATGACGCCGCCGACGTTCTGCGCGCCGGTCTCCTCCAGGAGGCGTACGGCGGTGGAGATGTAGTTCGGCGAGAGCATGCCGTGGCCGTCGACGCGGACGACGATCGGATGGCGGGAGGCCTTGATCGCGGCGTTGAGGGCGGCGGGCGTGCGGCCGGCCGGGTTCGGGACGGTGTGGACGCGCTTGTTTTCAAGAGACGCAGTTTCGCGTACGAGTTCGGCCGCGATCTCGTCCGTGCGGTCCTTCGAGGGACCGAGGGCGAGCACGACCTCCATCTCGCCGGCGTACTCCTGCGCGAGGATCGCTTGGACGGCTCCGCGCAGATGCCGCTCCTCGTCGAGGACGGGCATGATCACAGAAACGGCGGGGAGTCGCACGTCGGGAATGGCGTTCATAGGGGGCTCACGTTACCGCGAACGGGGGACACGGACGCGCCCCGCCCGGGCGGCTGCGGTGGTATCAGATCGTATGGGCCTACGGTGCTCAAGATCCCACGTTCGGCCCTCGCGGAGGTGTCCCCCATGCCCACGCCGCCCCGCCGCTCCCCCGCCGCCCGTCCCCCTCAGCGCCGCCCACGGCCCCCCGTACGACCGAAGAAGAAGCCGCGCTGGGCCATGCGGGCGGCGACCACGCTGTCCGTGGTGGTGCTCGCGTCCGCCGGGATCGGGCACGCGGTGGTCACCAGCCTCGACGCGGACATCGCCCGCGTCGACCCCTTCAAGGACATGAAGAACCGCCCGCGCGCGGGCCACGGCATGAACGTCCTGCTCGTCGGCACCGACGGCCGCGACAAGATCACCGAGGCGGAGCGGCACAAGTACCACCTCGGCGGCGCGCCCTGCCACTGCACCGACACGATCATGATCGTGCACATCTCGGAGGACCGGGAGCGGGCCAGTGTGGTCAGCCTCCCGCGCGACTCCTACGCCGAGACGCCCCCGCACGTCGACCAGACCACCGGCGAGCACCACGGCCCGCACCCGATCAAGATCAACGCGGCGTACGCGGAGGGCGGCCCGAACCTCACCGTGCGGACCGTCGAGAGCATGACCCACGTGAAGATCGACCACTACCTGGAGGTCGACTTCACCAGCTTCATGAGCACGGTCGACGTCCTCGGCGGCGTGAAGATCTGCACCGCCGAGCCGCTCAAGGACTCGTACACGGGTCTCGATCTGCCCGCCGGCTCGCACACGCTGATGGGCGGTCAGGCCCTGCAGTACGTCCGCTCGCGGCACGTCGACGGCGCCTCCGACCTCGGCCGGATGAAGCGCCAGCAGCGTTTCCTGGCGGCGCTGATCGACCAGGCCACCTCCTCCGGGGTGCTGCTGAACCCGCTGAAGTTCCGTGACGTGACCCGCGCGGTCCTCGGCTCGGTCCGCGCGGACAAGGGCTTCGGCACCGACGAACTCCTCGACCTCGGGCGGGCGATGCGCAGCTTCTCGCCCTCGTCCTCCGAGTTCACCACCGTGCCGATCGGGCAGATGGGGTACGTCGTGAAGGGCATCGGCTCCACGCTGAAGTGGGACGAGCCGAAGGCGGCGAAGCTCTTCCAGGCCCTGCGCGACGACAAGCCGCTGGCCGTGCGCCGGGCGCCGCACGCGAACGCCGTGAAGGTGGACGTGGCCCCGCAGCAGATCCGGGTCCAGGTGGAGAACGGGACGGCGACGGGCGGTCTCGGCAAGCGCGTGGACGCGGCCCTCGCGGCGACCGGCTTCCGCACGACGCACCTGCCGGCTAGCGCCGCCGACCACGCCGTACGACGGACCGTCGTGGCCTACGACCCCCGCTGGGACCGGTCCGCGAAATCGCTCGCGGCGGCGCTGCCCGGGAGCGAACTGCGGGCGGTGAAGGGGCAGGGGCCGGTGCTGAAGGTGATCGCCGGGAGCGACTTCAAGCAGGTCACGCGGGTGCGGGCGGCCGATGTGCAGCAGGGCGAGTTCGGGGTGGTGACCGGGGACGAGGTCGGCTGCGCCTGACCGCGTGGCGGCGGGTCAGTCGTCGAGGCCCTCCGCCGCCCGCTTCTCGCGCAGCTCCATGATCGCGCGGCGGCGGGCCAGGCGGTGGGTGCGGCGGATCTGGGCCTCCTGGTAGCGGCGCTCGTCGCGCTCGGTCTCCGGGAGGACCGGCGGCACCGCGCGGGGCTTGCCGTCGGCGTCGACGGCGGCGAAGACGAGATACGCGGAGCCGACCTGGGTGGCCGGGGTCGACTCGTTCCACCGCTCGGCCAGGACCCGTACGCCGACCTCCATGGAGCTCCGCCCGGTCCAGTTGACCTGCGCCTTCACATGGACGAGGTCGCCGACGCGGACCGGTTCCAGGAACGCCATCTCGTCCATCGACGCGGTGACGGCCGGCCCGCCGCTGTGCCGCCCGGCGACGGCGCCCGCCGCGTCGTCGACCAGCTTCATGATCACACCGCCGTGCACCGTGCCGAGCAGGTTCGTGTCGGCGTTGGTCATGATGTGGCTGAGCGTGGTCCGGGAGGCGGACGTCGGCTTGCCCGGCAGCTCTGTCATGGACGCCACCCTATGCCGGGGTGGACATCTGCGGACTTTGTGTTGGCTTCGCAACAGCAGTGCCCTGATTTTCCTACGACCCTTGTATTGGGCATGGTCGCAACCTGCACACTGGGCCCCATGAACGATTGGCCCGAGGGATGGTCCGGCGGCAACCGCGGCAACGAGTACGGACGCGGTAGCGCGAACGCACAGCCGGAGAGCGCACGTGTGATGCGTCAGGTACGACGCGGCCCGCAGGCCCCGCCGTACGGCGCCGGAGTCCCGCCGCA from Streptomyces sp. NBC_01478 includes the following:
- a CDS encoding peptidoglycan recognition protein family protein; its protein translation is MRGFLASSIGVTCAAALALPLTLPAAAAPAPAPAAQPASGARSASTTAEPALPGSTESLPLAPRTRDRTLGAAPEQGLTRDDVHRFSLVGVTWSDPDTELRGQVQVRTRATGTGEWSGWQDVDTHNEDHGADPGTAERDSGHVHGSTAPLWVGDSDGVDVRVKADTAVTRTVQNRSPLPTGLHLELVDPGAEPPPAGARPTTNRAATPLAATELPALSKQATERELVALRGKAQPYIGPRPRIVTRHGWGADEKLREKGFVYTKKVKAAFVHHTATGNNYRCSQAPSVIRGIYRYHVESSGWRDIGYNFLVDKCGTIYEGRAGGVTKAVMGAHTLGFNTNSMGIAVLGTFGSAKPSAAAVTAIARLTAWKLGLYGVNPRGKTYLKSGGGNLYRKGKNVRLNVISGHRDGFATECPGRQLYGKLGSARSTSARFQGR
- a CDS encoding TIGR03089 family protein, which encodes MNATDRTPADLLRSALAADPGRPLVTFYDDATGERVELSVATFANWVAKTANLLQGDLGAGPGDRVAVLLPAHWQTAVWLLACSSVGVVADVGGDAGAADLVVSGPESLEAARACGGERVALALRPLGGRFPQTPAGFVDYAVEVPSQGDRFVAFSAVDPGAAALTVARVSFTGAEVVERALADGGAGARVLSGLSYDTWDGLSAGLYGPLASGGSVVLCRNLDQLSEASLAKRVESERVTVSRL
- a CDS encoding LCP family protein; the protein is MDAQGRGRADNIDPADQWVLNPNTGEYELRLTPSTPQSAVPGPRRATAQNRSVAAPERETVPRSPGPEVPAPRRRRGVPEEPPGRRGRRPVKKKAKGKKILMWTGGGLAFVLVAVSAAGYLYIKHLNDNITAVSDDGASTGGFSKGKAINLLVIGTDKRTGAGNEGYGDAGSVGHADTTILLHVSKDRSNATALSIPRDLITDVPDCQTAQSDGTSKVIPGTTSVRFNTSLGQDGRTASCTVRTVTELTGIQPDDFMVADFNAVKSLTDAVGGVEVCLAKDIDDSDSHLKLSKGTHNLSGEQALAFVRTRHSVGFGGDLSRITLQQQFLSALMRKLKSNSTLTNPTKMLKLAEAGTKALTVDDNLDSIGKLKDLGLELGKLNPKNLTFTTVPVVDNPAEKTPVTVVLNNTTAPQVFSLIKSDTSFTAVKQQAAKEKAAVAARLKGTKSAASAVRVRILNGGAVAGSAQETLTWLQNDEGVLKSENAGNAPAALAKTTLEYAPDQADQARRLADIMGLSGSAMKPGKSVQNSQGLPAMTLTLGKDFKGAGVPLTSTAGSTPEGVQKSTADKVECAK
- a CDS encoding acyl-CoA thioesterase; protein product: MTELPGKPTSASRTTLSHIMTNADTNLLGTVHGGVIMKLVDDAAGAVAGRHSGGPAVTASMDEMAFLEPVRVGDLVHVKAQVNWTGRSSMEVGVRVLAERWNESTPATQVGSAYLVFAAVDADGKPRAVPPVLPETERDERRYQEAQIRRTHRLARRRAIMELREKRAAEGLDD
- a CDS encoding LCP family protein, with protein sequence MPTPPRRSPAARPPQRRPRPPVRPKKKPRWAMRAATTLSVVVLASAGIGHAVVTSLDADIARVDPFKDMKNRPRAGHGMNVLLVGTDGRDKITEAERHKYHLGGAPCHCTDTIMIVHISEDRERASVVSLPRDSYAETPPHVDQTTGEHHGPHPIKINAAYAEGGPNLTVRTVESMTHVKIDHYLEVDFTSFMSTVDVLGGVKICTAEPLKDSYTGLDLPAGSHTLMGGQALQYVRSRHVDGASDLGRMKRQQRFLAALIDQATSSGVLLNPLKFRDVTRAVLGSVRADKGFGTDELLDLGRAMRSFSPSSSEFTTVPIGQMGYVVKGIGSTLKWDEPKAAKLFQALRDDKPLAVRRAPHANAVKVDVAPQQIRVQVENGTATGGLGKRVDAALAATGFRTTHLPASAADHAVRRTVVAYDPRWDRSAKSLAAALPGSELRAVKGQGPVLKVIAGSDFKQVTRVRAADVQQGEFGVVTGDEVGCA
- a CDS encoding glycosyltransferase family 2 protein is translated as MNAIPDVRLPAVSVIMPVLDEERHLRGAVQAILAQEYAGEMEVVLALGPSKDRTDEIAAELVRETASLENKRVHTVPNPAGRTPAALNAAIKASRHPIVVRVDGHGMLSPNYISTAVRLLEETGAQNVGGVMHAEGENAWEDAVAAAMTSKIGVGNAAFHTGGDAGSAETVYLGVFRREALEQQGGYNEEFIRAQDWELNFRIREAGGLIWFSPELRVSYRPRPSVKALAKQYKDYGRWRHVVARYHEGSINLRYLAPPTAVCAIAAGLVVGAALTPWGFLIPGGYLAAIVLGSLPAGKGLSLKARLQIPVALATMHMSWGYGFLTSPKSLAKRVIASRRPAVLSPSNN
- a CDS encoding LCP family protein, with the protein product MSLTPVDGKRPSDGDGGRRKGGRRRALRWSAIVLAVVITGTAGAGYLYYEHLNRNIKKDPLNIGDEKDRAAESKANAAGQKPLNILLIGSDARDSAENEKLGGAKDTFGSAPRADVQMLLHVSADRSNMSVVSMPRDTLTDIPKCTDPDTGKTYAAETDVITNDSLGRGGPGCTVATWEKLTDIHIDHFMMVDFAGVVSMADAIGGVPVCVDANVYSHTSSGKGSGLKLKKGTTAVKGKQALQWLRTRYGFEDDTDIARTKAQHQYMNSMVRQLRENATLSNPTKLRSLAETATKALTVDNGLGTVAKLYDLSKELKKVPTERITMTTMPWEYSGSSGRVVPKPTDAAKLFRLVREDIALDGKDKKKTATPVKASTDPAAADDKIAVQVENGTRTDTTSAVRGRATAVAGLLVGKGFKEAVADSSTTPIAATTVVRYPSADLEGDAQRVAKALGIPTSAVKKSTSVSGVTLVVGADWSTGTTYKAPADDDTTPTSADALNGSDTTACMHVDPNYVWS
- a CDS encoding LCP family protein; translated protein: MFVDDTAGGVLGPGAGVSASGAGLVRRRRRRWVRGVGVGVAVVVVGAAGVGWAVYAKLDSNITPDNAAAAELARYEKERPTALVKGAQNILLIGSDSRSGDGNAEYGRDSGTERSDTTILLHLAADRRSATAVSLPRDLMVDVPGCLRPDGTRSEPMFAMFNYAFQVGGSGCTIRTVEKLTNVRIDHHMVVDFHGFKDMVDAVDGVQVCLKAPIRDKAAKLALPAGRVTLDGEQALGYVRARKSLGNGSDTDRMDRQQGFLGALVNKVRSDDVLFNPVKLYPVLDAATSSLTTDPELANLRGLYELVRGLRNIPTEHVQFLTVPRESYIYNANRDQLVEPEAEKLFARLRADATVAVTKEVPRDSGTNGRNKAPVGEATPAPTFRGNTAAEDTCG